Sequence from the Drosophila subpulchrella strain 33 F10 #4 breed RU33 chromosome 3R, RU_Dsub_v1.1 Primary Assembly, whole genome shotgun sequence genome:
CGCTTAGCGAGAGCGGTAGACGACGTCCCGTGCCAGTGCCTCCGGAACCAGCTCCTCCTCCAGTTGTGTTGCTAGCCATCTTGCTTAACATTGGTTGGGTTTCCTTCTACGTGTTTCACGATCTCTGCAAGGGACACAAGCAAGGGGAATGATTTATTCGTTGATTTCAGACTGCTTGCACTTCAAGTGCAGtgaaaatgaaaacgaaaacTAAACACGGATTGATTTGCGGTTTGTTTACACCACATTCCTCTCGAGAACCGGGTCTGTAATCAATACCCCCACCCACTTACCACAGTTTTGCTGTTCAGCTtgagaattttttaatcacaatAAGTCCCCGACTTTTTTTCTCAATGTTGGGCAACGCTTGGCGTTATATATTTGGGATTTACTTAGCACGTCTTGACAGTTTCGAGTCTGAATCTTAACTTGAGAGGATTTTTACCCTGCATTGTTTTAAATAGCAGAGCTACGGTTTCAGGATCAGGGCAGGTACACGGAATATTGATCAGCTGAaggaaaaattcaaaatttacctGTAGAGGCAGCTGCCATTTATGACGGACATATGTGCAGAGATTAGGATGCGTTAATTACCGGGAGTAAGCAATCACCTGGGGACATATGCTAACATATACCTCGAAATGTCTAAATTCGGGGAAATACTCGGTAAAATATtccatttgcatttgcattttggGGTGGGTATTTTTAGTTTTCCCCTCTTCACAGACAATGTTTTTTCTTCCGCCTGAGTGATTTTCGCTCCCCCAATATTTTTAACTGGCTTCCGTTCTATTAAATGCATTCAAAACAAAGTGAGACACAAACTTAACAAATATTGACCAACACGCAAAGCtaaagcaaacaaacaagGTTTTTGTTCGTTTTTTTAGCTTGCCTTGCAAGTAAAATAATTCTAAAGGGTAAGAATGGCAGAACTGAAGAAATAGTACAAAAACACAGTCGTAGAAATACCAAGAGGGAAAATTTCTTGTCGTAGGCCGACCTATACTGCACAGACAGCTCGATGCCAGATAAATGCGGAATCGGAAATGGTGATGAACCGAACTGGGAAAGACTCTAACAAGGAAGTTAATCATTTTTgataaattacaaatttttaaaatttataatttactaTACTTCATTACATTAGAAATGTAGGTTAGGAAAAAGATTAGTCAAAGAAGGATATAAGGGGTTTGTGCAGGCACTAGATCTTACTTTACCTAAAAGAAAAGGCCTTGTTATTAAAGTAATGTTGGAAACTGATGATTTGGACAACAGGATTCACAACTATTGTAGATGTTTTGTTCTAGTTAATAAAATGatataagaaatatattatttttctagaTATTAAAAATCAGAACATTTAATCATAGATATCTTATACTATCTATCAAAATGGAGTAATTTATATGTGGTTCCTTGAACACTAATAATAAATCGAActgttttattaaattatatgttTAGAAATGTTAAATACTAGTTGGACTATACGCTTTGTGAGGGTATCAAAACTAGTTGCACCCCAGGTGCATTCAGTTAGTAGGCGCGATGGGAAAGGTAAGGGGACGTCGTTTAGAAAGAAATTGCATTGCACTGCGGTTTTCTTTTTAGAAAGTGGAAATGCGAGTGCTGAAAATCGCGGACAACGAACGATGCTgcgaaaaatcaaaaataatgaaCACAATTGCAGCGAAAGACTGCAAAAATGAGTGTTTGTGTGGGTTGGTATGTGTGCATGCATGTATTTTTAGCCAAGCCCTCTTTGATGGGGGAATCGTTATTCATTATTGTGATGGTAGTGCCCTTTTCGCCGTTTGTTTTGATACCCAATTCGCGGAGTTGATTAAACTCGGCAACAAGACGAGCATAAATGCCCGTTTATATGGTCGAGTGGTTAATGGAGGTTCTGCTCCAAGTCTAGTTAATCAATTTCAACGAGTTGCGATCGGATCAGCAAAAACATAAACACAAACCAAGGAATATAAAAAAGCAAAATCACACACATGTGCGCAGTCGATATGTCTGTGTGGGTTTTAAGGCGGCTTACAATGCGCGCCAAAATATTGAACAGGGCTCTGGAACAAAGAAATCAAGGaacttttaaaataagaatttatatttttgcgTTAAAAGATTGTAATAGAAGTCAGGCTCTAATATTagtgatttttaatttaagagtagtttttaaaactttcaCATTTGTTTGACATTTATAACACATTTTCGTAAAAGATTCTTATGATATAAATTATGACTgaacatatacatatatgttgGCTAATAAAAAATCATGGCAATTTTAGACAATATGCGAACACGTTTTTTTAGTTGCAAGGAATATCAGCTACTCTTCAGGTTCAACGCTGTTCACTATTCTTTGCCACCACTGTACCAGGCAATTGTCGGAGGCTCAGATACCGAGTTCGTTTTTTAAAATGGCGGCGCTACAGCCTCAATTGGCGATAATGCATTTGGCAAGGGAAAGAAAAAGTATTGAACTCGTGGTCTTCTAGACCATAAAATATCCTTAGCGGGTTTCCTAAACTTCTCTTTCTACTGCCTGCTTCTTTATATTTCGCACACTCTCCGCAACTCGGAAATTATTGCCCTATGTACGCGCAAAAAATTGTGTACACCTAGGCTTCACTATCCTACCGCAACAAAAAGGATGCGCGATTGTTCCTCGCAAAGGAAGCACATTTTCACATTTTGGTAACTTAATATTAGCGTCGGCACACCCACCTCTTTTGTTCGAGTTTTTCCAGCACAGCAATCACTTCAGCAGCAGTTTTCCACGACAAAAAGtactttgatttttaaacCGACGCCGCCGacacaaacaaattaaaaccaaCGCTAGGGATGTGGAAATATATCAAAGTATcaatatatcgatatttttgaataaaaataaacatttatatcGTGATATTTTTCCCCCTGATATATCGCTATTTTGGCGGAGTTGTCGTAAGTCCCAGAAAACGTAAGAGGGAGGGATTTTTTgaattcaaataaatatttacaccGTGATGTTTTTCGTCCCTATATATAGCTATTTTTGAGCCGCTGTGACGTAACTGCTAGAACGTAAGTGAAACGTAGAGCAACGTAAGTATTAATAAAAGAGGGAGACAAAAAATACTACTTCCCTCAAGTTAAGGATTTgaaatatatcaatatatcgatattttgagaataaaaatatatatttcatgATATATTTTTCACGTGATATATCGCtatttacaaaaatgttgCGATTTTCTTAACATAGCTGTTAATGCACTGCAAAGATGACGGATGTAGCAATGGGAATTAATCGATGTTTTCGCCATCTCTAAGTTTTCCCTAGACCACAACCACCATAGCACTTCCCttggtatttttttgaattcaaAAAAGTTAAGAGCCGTATTTACTCAGGCAGCTCTGTATTTCCCAATCAAGGTCCCACGGTCACACCGACTCCAACTGCTAAATAAACTTTTGAGCtgtaaaatcaatgaaataagTGAAAAACCAGCGTGAGTACTCTCCGAATAATCGATTTGTGGCCACTTGGACCGAGGGGCGCACCCATTTTCCAATAACAATGCTTACTTAACTGCATTTTCCATCAAACATGACGCATCTGCGGCTCCATGACTACGCCTTTCCATTTGTGCCGGATCCACACGCACACACTCGCATCGACGCCAACACGAACACGAACACACCACACGCAGAGTGCGAATAAACGGAGAAACAGAGAGAAACGCAGAGGAGCACAACATGGCACATCTCCTGGAGAACCAACTGTTCACGGCGGCCAAGACCATCGAGCAGCAGCTGGACCAACAGCTGGACCGCCTGGACAACCTCGACTCGGATGATTTGAAAACTCTGAGGGAGCAGCGCCTTCGCGAGATGAAGGACCTGAACAACAAGAAGCAGGAGTGGCTCAGAAACGTAGGTGGTACTTACTAGGGTGGACCTGTCAGAAGGTCACAGGTCTAGACAAATCGATCATCTTCGAGATTTTTCTTTGAGACTCAGAGCCAAATGGTTCTTGAGATAAGAATTTTACGTTAAATAGAATTGTTTATTGGCAGATTTCGTTTCAATAATGTAGTCAGTTTTATAAAGTTTGATACTACTAAACTTAAACTTATAATGTAccaattttaatgttttttaaagTCCAATAAGACTTAAATGTTACCGTTTTCAAATGAAATTAGATGGTTTTGAGATATAAGTTAAGAAAATATGTACTTTTAAACCACTTAACCTAAGGTTTCAAAAGATAAAAACCAATATCAGGAATACGAAAACATACCCTTTTTTAAAGACTTCCCCTAACTATGAATTTCAATCTTCTTCTATTCTAGGGCCACGGCACCTACACCGAGCTGGCCGACGAAAAGGAGTTCTTTGAGATGTCGAAAAAGTCGCCCAACATTGTGTGTCACTTTTACCGCGACAGCACCGAGCGCTGCAAGATCGTGGATATGCATCTGAAAATCCTGGCCGCCAAGCACGTGGAGGCCAAGTTCTGCAAGGTGAACGCCGAGAAGTCACCCTTCCTCACCCAGCGGCTGCGCATCAAGGTGATACCCACCATCGCCCTGGTGAAGGACAGCAAGACCAAGGACTTCATTGTCGGCTTCTCCGATCTGGGCAACTGCGACGACTTCGCCACCGAGATGCTGGAGTGGCGCATCGCCCACTCGGGAGCCATCGAATACAAGGGCGATCTGATGCAGCCCCCAGATGTGAAGCGCAAGCCATTCATCAACCGCCCACAGAAGACAATACGCGGCGGCTACGACTCGGATGACTCCGACATCGACCTGGATGACTAACTACGGGCAGCCCGTCCCACGCTGTCGATTCCCCCAGCTCCAGTTCCAGCTCCAATCCCACACTCCCACACAAAAAACACTCAAAAGCGATGGAGAAACGAAAACAGACACACACAAATCAAAACCTAGCACATGGATCTAAACCAATTAGGCGTACTTTAgcgttatttatttaattatacgATTCCGATCACTCTGCTACGGTCCCCATCGCCACATAGGATTAGTGGCTTATTCGGTTGCCTTTCCCCCGATTATGTGCTTTAATATCTATCAGTTCAATCAGCCGCCTCGAAGGCTGAGCCACTCTAGCGAGCTTAAGCGTACTCAAAATTTGATCTTTATGGTATTTGTAATTCCAAATCACTGTGCACCTCTCCAGTATATATGTTTAGTTGAACATAGTTTCACAAATCGCTTTCGCTCCCGAAAACGGTGATGTAAAacaagaaacaaaaaacaaaaacagcatAAAAGACAAGCAACTAAACATCTGGCATATATATTTCTAACAGTTCGAGAAAAGGTGTACTGCATTTCCTACTGTAGAGGTAACTAACACTTTCATATGTAcaagtttttatatttatttttgtaattctACAAAGCATCAAAGGAAATCAACTATTAAATTGCATGTTTAAAACAAAGCAAACGTACTTAATTACGACTGTCTTGGTAATTGGTTAGGAAGATAAATGGGTTTCACACAGGTTTCTATTTTAGATGGAATTAATGGTTCAGAACATGCCGGTATTTTTATGGGAATTTAAGTTCTATGAAAtcactgtttgtttttgttaaaaCTAGTTCATTTTAAATGCCACTTTGAATTGAAACTAGTTTTGGGAATTAcgatatatttttaatcatgATCATTTTCACAAAACTGTAAATATGACTCGGTTCTATAATCCTTTTCGAGTACAAATGGTTTTCCTTTGAGTCTTTCAATTTTTTAACCGTTTTTGACTCAAAACTTGGGTCCTAAATATTGTATTAAGGGTTTTTAGTTCGATAGATGTTATGAAAggctaaatatatatacaaaactTAACTGCAAATATCAGTTAAGAGATGTATAAATTCTATTTGCTAACACCACAGTACAGGATTAACTGAATAGGTTCAGAGGTTATATTCTAGTGTTGGCATTTCCCTAACAGCTGATCGGAAGATTTGAAAATACCTCCCTTAAAATAGCTATCGTAAGGGTTGGCATCCCTGTCAATGCGAATAACGGAATGGCCGCCAACGTTGAAAACGGACGCCGTCTGAAGTAATTTACCTGGAATGACGCCGTAATCCCGGTAATTACAGCTTGCTCGCCATAAAACTAACGACCAGACTATCGCCAAAATCGGGACACTAACTTTTACCTGTCCGGTGCATAAAACCCTTGATAGGGATTCCAAACCCTAGCATTTGCGTTGTGAAACTCGTACGACAAAGAAGCATCTATCGAAATGGTACTGGCTCCCGAAGTTAAAAGTATTGTGAAGGCCCTGAGGGGCTCGAATAGCTGCGAAGAGATAGCCCAGATCCTGGAGTGCGACGTGGAGAGCGTGGTGAGCTGCATCCGGGAGTGTGAGCTGCTCGAGGGCAAGACGGCCACGCTGCGATTGCCGCAGAGACCGAAGCCAACTAAAGCTGAGCCGGTGGTTGTTCAGGAGGAGGAGAAGAAGCGCGAGGTGGGCCGACCCAAGATCCTGGAGAACCGTCAGCTTGTCGAGCAGATGCTGGCCAATAATCCGCACTACACCTCCATCGATGTGCAGCGGGAACTGGCCCTGCACGGCATAGAGGTCAGCCGCAGGACCTTGCAGCGCAGGATCAGCGAAATACGCTCCAAGAATGGCCAGCAAACGAGTCGGTCTCCAGCAAAGGAAGCGAACGGCCTAAGCGATGAAGCCAAACGTAAGAGGTTGGCCTGGGCCACCGCCCACCAGGATTGGACAGTGCGCGACTGGCGCAACATCTTCAACATGGACGATCTTAAGTTCGATGACGAATCCTCACCGCCAAAGGAGATCTTCTTGGACACTCTGATGGGTCCCGAGGGTTCGGTGTGCAGTGACCTCAATCTTCTCGAGCAACTGATGGCCATCATCCAGCCGAGGATCCAGAACCAGGCTCCCAAGAATGTTGGCGAGTTCCGAGCTGTCTTGTATGACGTTTGGCACAGCGATCAGGACATGGTGGACAAGATCGAAATGCTCTACGAGTCGATGACGTGGCGCGTTTCGGCGGTCCTTCGCAATGGCGGGGATCAGACCGAGTTCTGCTAGCCTAGCTATAGATTTAAGTCATGCTCTGATTATCGAATGTTGAATTAAGAATGGCTTCATTCACTATCAATTATGTTTGACTAGTTTATTAAGTTTTTAGTGGCCATATAAAGTATGTACATGGTACACTCTGATAGAAATTAATTCATAATAATTTTTCGAACTATTGTAAAATCGTTTGATACCTATAAATAAAGTGTACAACGCAATGTTCACGAAATCAATCTGTTATATTTTGGAAACGTTGCTTATTAAGGGAcatttaaaatcatatttgaGAACTAAAAGTCTACAGAAATTTATATCTTAATttggtatatttatttttgttttttatttatgcttTAACCGAAATTGAACACTTTCACATTAACCAATTATTTGAACATAAGAGTAGTATAAAGTTCCTTAATAAGAAACTTGAATGGATTTTGATCTTTTCGAGCATGACCATATGTAGTGAAGTAGAACAGCCATTGAATAGACTACTCCAATAACTATAAAGTATATGGCATAGACTGTAAACTGCTGGAAAACATCCAGATTTAAATTGACCTTCTCCGAGACAACCACAAATGTCAAGATGCATTGAAGGATGAGGCCCAAAAAAGTATTGAAACCGAAAACCAGGGCGAAACTATCCTCCACCAAGCTGCTGGCCAATTCagaactgaaatatatttggCACTTGTAATATTGTATCTAAAGAAGATTAATTAGGATTCTTAACCTGGCCACTGTTATGGTAAAGGCGAATAATCCTCCGTAAAGCACATAGCCAAGGTAGGATAGGTATATATTAACGGTCCAGCAGGAAAGGAGCACACAACCACCCTCAAGGATAGACAGTAGAGCCATTGAAAGCAGGCTGCTCCTGGTGCTCAAACGTCCAGCATGGAAGTATCCTGCAAGAAGGGCAAAGACAGCACTCAGAAGTGTCAGGGCAACGTCCACAGCTCCGTTCCAAGCAATctgtaataattatattacATAATTATGTATTTATTCCTTATTTTAGGTACCAAAAAGTGCTTTTCAGATCATAATTTGTTCAAATTAACAATTAAACATAATGAATTTATTCATTCATTCACTGAAAAGTGAATAACTGATCGTGAAAGTCTACACCTATACTCTTTTCATAGTCC
This genomic interval carries:
- the LOC119563053 gene encoding thioredoxin domain-containing protein 9 codes for the protein MAHLLENQLFTAAKTIEQQLDQQLDRLDNLDSDDLKTLREQRLREMKDLNNKKQEWLRNGHGTYTELADEKEFFEMSKKSPNIVCHFYRDSTERCKIVDMHLKILAAKHVEAKFCKVNAEKSPFLTQRLRIKVIPTIALVKDSKTKDFIVGFSDLGNCDDFATEMLEWRIAHSGAIEYKGDLMQPPDVKRKPFINRPQKTIRGGYDSDDSDIDLDD
- the LOC119563052 gene encoding uncharacterized protein LOC119563052; its protein translation is MVLAPEVKSIVKALRGSNSCEEIAQILECDVESVVSCIRECELLEGKTATLRLPQRPKPTKAEPVVVQEEEKKREVGRPKILENRQLVEQMLANNPHYTSIDVQRELALHGIEVSRRTLQRRISEIRSKNGQQTSRSPAKEANGLSDEAKRKRLAWATAHQDWTVRDWRNIFNMDDLKFDDESSPPKEIFLDTLMGPEGSVCSDLNLLEQLMAIIQPRIQNQAPKNVGEFRAVLYDVWHSDQDMVDKIEMLYESMTWRVSAVLRNGGDQTEFC